Genomic DNA from Prunus persica cultivar Lovell chromosome G1, Prunus_persica_NCBIv2, whole genome shotgun sequence:
ACAGTTTTCCTGCACCCTCTTATGAGGCTGATGCAGCTGCCTCTATTTTCCCACAAGCCGATTATGTTTGGCGAATTATTTTGATGTTTGGTGCACTCCCAGCTTTGCTTACTTATTACTGGCGTGCCAAAATGCCCGAAACTGCTCGGTACACTGCCTTGGTTGCCAAGAATGCCAAGCAGGCTGCTGCTGATATGTCGAAAGTTTTGCAGGTTGAGGTAGAAGCAGAGCAGGAGAAGATAGAGCAACAAGGAGGGAatgcttttggtttgttttccaaGGACTTTCTTAGCCGCCATGGCTGGCACTTGCTTGGAACTACCAGCACATGGTTCTTGCTGGACATTGCCTTCTACAGCCAGAATCTATTCCAAAAGGACATCTTCAGTGCCATTGGCTGGATCCCAAAGGCAAAGACCATGAGCGCTCTTGAAGAGGTCTTCAAAATTGCCAGAGCACAAACTCTCATTGCTCTCTGCAGCACCGTCCCCGGGTACTGGTTCACCGTGGCATTCATAGACAGGATTGGAAGGTTCACAATTCAACTAATGGGGTTTTTCTTCATGACAGTCTTCATGTTTGCCTTGGCCATTCCTTACCAGCACTGGACTCTTAGAGAGAACCGAGTTGGGTTCGTTGTGATGTACTCATtgaccttcttcttctccaatttcGGTCCGAATGCCACGACATTCGTGGTGCCTGCAGAGATTTTCCCAGCAAGGCTGAGGTCCACATGCCATGGTATATCAGCTGCGGCAGGGAAGGCTGGGGCAATTGTGGGTGCATTTGGATTTCAGTATGCAGAAAAGGGTATTGGGGTGAGGAACTCCCTCCTAATTCTGGGTGTGGTTAACTTCCTAGGGCTGTTGTTTACATTCCTGGTGCCTGAGTCAAAGGGAAGATCACTGGAGGACCTGTCTGGTGAAGCAGAGCAAGAAAATGCAGCTCCATCAGAATCAAGGCAGCAGGAGATTGAAAGTGGCACAAGAACTGCTCCAGTTTAATtaggctttttcttttcttatcaGATTATTATAGCATTGTTGTGTAGGATTTTTCGAATGGTTGATCATGTTGCTTTTATCTTCATGCTCGGAGCCTGTTTATTGTTTGTGGTAGCCTACGTTCCaattaaaagtaattaaaaagataGTTGGCTAAATGCTCCTAATTTTCCcagttgtaattttttattttttattttatatcatTTATGCCCCCTCACCTAGCATTATCTTCTACTTTCTGTCCAAATAATTGCATGAATGCACTCTCTGATCAAATTTATGCCAATTATTACCTTCATTTGGACCTCATAGTCTAGGCACTCATGGTCAAGACACTCCCCAAACACGATCCATAGTCAAGACAAGGCATGAGCGATTTtgacatttttaaaattaaaacggGGTCAAAACGAAATTTGAATCGTTTTAACAATCTGGggcaaaaattataatttcaaaaCACTCTTAAACTTATTCCAATTACCTTATCAGcccctcttctttctctcctgACTTCCCccacctttttcttcttctcccttcttcttcttttttttttctttttttttttcagtattcattatattttcttctcttcgtGGTACTTGAGAGAtcaatttatgttttttttttgtggttttaattattatgtgAATGAATCATGAAGAATACAtgagtacttttttttttatcttatcgtattaaaaattgaagtaTGAACATGaacattttgtttatttaatatatagaattagaatttttaactcaaatggtcctcaaatttaTATCCGAGTTGTATTTTGAtctctcaattaaattattcgttcaaatggtccaccAACTCTTTGTTATTCGGTGCATTGGCCCTATCGTTACATTTTTATGAGTTTTAGTCATGTGAACGGCATATGATGTTAGATCTCAGAACAACTTTACAAGTTTCGACTAAAAAAGACTTAGTATTGAattgcaaaagcaaaagctttaTACAAGCCTGTTACAAGGAAATCAACTGAAAAGCAAACTGCACGTTCACAACTCCTAAGAACGTGTGACTGGGTCTAAGAccaattcaaacaaaacagattACCCTACAAACTAGGGCATTATTAACAAAGTAAGTAGCCAACTAAGCAACAAACTCGGATAAGTCCTAACAATTCTAATGCTTCAACATCCTCCCTTAAGCTGAACTGCACCAGTGCATTCAGTTTACTCCAGACATTACACACATGCCAAGTTTATCTCGCAGCTTCAAAAAGATCTCCAGTTTGAGAGAGTTAGTCATGCTATCAGACACCTACTCTTGTGTACTGCAATGCACCAATTCTACTATCCCATCTCTTGTAAGTTCACGTAAAAAATGAAACCTCACGTCGATGTGCTTACTTCTACCATGTAAAACTGGATTCCTTGAAAGTTTAATAGCAGAACTATTGCCACAATAAATAGTAGTGCACATACCTTGAACATGACCAAGCTTTTCAAGAATCCTTCTTAACCAGACCCCTTGACATGCGCACGTGGCTGCTGCTATAAACTCCGCCTCCGTCGTAGATAAGGTCACCACTGGCTGCTTTTTTGAGGACCACGAGACAGCCCCTGTTCCTAGCATAAACACATAACCAGAGGTACTTTTTCGATCATCAACATCCCCCCATAGTCACTATCTGCAAATGCTATTAAACTCCCTTTACCACATTTCCTGTAACCAATTCCAAGCTCCATAGTGCCTTTCAAATACCTTAGTATCCTCTTGGCAGCTTGCAAGTGCATCTCGGTTGGGTTCTCCATGTATCTACTAATCAGCCCAACTACATACATAAGATCAGGTCTCCTGGCTATCAAATACAGCAAGCTCCCAACCAATTGCTTATACTCAGTAGCATCCACGTTCATAGCACCATTTCCACTCTTTGACAACTTACATCCTGGAACGATTGGATTATTCACAGGATTGCTCCTTTCTATGCCAAACCTTTGAAGCACCTCTTTAGCATACTTACGTTGACATATGAAAATCCCATCCGGATTTTGTACCACCTCTACACCCAAAAAATACTTCATTCTACCAAGATCAGACATATCAAACTCCTTCTTCATTAATTCTTTGAAACTCTTGAATATATCCTCATCATTTCCTGTAAAGATAAGATCGTCCACATAGAGACTCACAATCAACAGCTTCCCGTTGTCACCAGACTTTATAAACAGTGTGTGCTCACAGAAGCATTTTTCGAACCCCTCTTTGGCAAAGTATGTCTTAATTCTGCTGTACCAGGCTCGAGGAGCCTGCTTGAGTCCGTACAATGCCTTCTTTAGCCTATAAACTTTGTGCTCATCTCCTTGCTTCTCGTAACCTTGAGGTTGATCAATGAACACTGCCTCATTTAATTCTCCATGCAAGAACGCGCTTTTTACATCCAACTGAAAAACACACCAACCTTTGTGAGCTGCAAGAGCTAAAATTGTTCTAATCGTATCCCATCTGGCCACCGGTGCGAATACTTCATTATAATCAATCCCTTGCCTTTGAGAGTACCCCTTTGCCACAAGTCGGGCCTTGTGCTTGTCCACATCTCTTTCTCATTAAGCTTCGTCTTAAACACCCATTTCACTCCTATTATTTTAGCTCCAGCCGGCAAGGTAGTTAACTCgcatgtttcatttttttgaatGGCTTTTATTTCTATATCCATTGCCTCTCTCCATTTCAAACTCTTGTATGCTTCCTCAAATGTGACTGGATCTTCAGCTGAAGTAAACATTACCAGACTATGCCTCTCTTCTTCATCAGACAATCCTTCACCTGTTTCATAATCCCTCAACCAAACTGGCTACCTTCGACTCCTCCCTTGATTTAGACTCAGTGGTGCTTCCTTAGACAACTCATTTGGTGATGAGTTATCTGTTTCTTCAGTTTGCTCATCTTCCAAATCTTCTCATTGCTCATCTTCCAAACCTTCTCCTTCCTCATTAACATTAGCATCTTCATTGTCACCTTCCCATTCTAACACATCACGTTTCACCTTGCCAGGACATTGACCATCGCCAATAAGATGAAGGCGCATGGAGAACGGATGGAGCAGAATGTGATCATTGAAAAAATCTTGAGGTCAATGACTCTCAAGTTTAATTATGTCGTCTGTTCGATAGAAGAGTCCAATGACCTTTCCACCATGACCATAGATGAGCTTCAAAGTAACCTGTTAGTCCATGAACAGAGGATGCAAGGACATAAGGAGGAGGAGCATGTTTTGCATATCACCAATTCAGAAAAAAGTGGAGGAAGAGATGAGCATACAGTTGAAGGGAGAGGAAGAGCTCGTGGAGGTTTCAGAGGAAGAGGTCGAGGCAGGGGTAGGCACTCTTTCAACAAAGCCCTGGTCCAGTGCTACAATTGCCAGAAACTAGGGTATTTTCAATATGAATGCCCTAGTAGGGAGAAAGGTGTGAATTACGTAGAATtagatgaggaagaagagatgcTTCTGGTGTCGTACGTGGGAATAAATCAATCAAAGAGGGAGAATGTATGGTTTCTCGACTTAGGCTGCAGCAACCACATGTGTGGTACCAAGGAATGGTTCTTTGATCTTGACGAAAAGTTCAGACAATCGGTGAAGCTCGGAGATAACTCAAGGATGATGGCTAAGGGAAAAGGAAATGTCAGGCTTCATGTCAATGGATTAACTCAGGTAATCACAGAGGTTTATTTTATACCTGAGTTAAGAAATAATCTCTTAAGCATTGGCCAGCTTCAAGAAAAGAATTTAGTTATTCTCATCCAGCATGACATGTGTAAGATTTACCATCCAAGAAGAGGTTTAATTATACAAACACAGATGTCAGCCAACAGGATGTTTGTTATGCTTGCTTCTGTGATTTCTCCAACCTCAACCTGTCTTCAAGCCGCATCCGAAGACAACACACAATTGTGGCACTGCCGGTATGGACATCTAAATTTCAAGGGGTTGAGGACTTTGCTCTATAAAGAGATGGTCAGAGGTTTGCTAATACTCAAGGGTTCATCAAAAGTATGTGATGATTGTATGGTTGGGAAGCAACACCGAGAAGAAATGCCGAAGAAAAGCCTGTGGAGGGCATCTAAGAAGCTTCAACTAGTCCATGCAGATATTTGTGGACCTATCTCACCAGCATCAAACAGTGGCAAAAGGTATGTAATCACTTTCATTGATGATTACAGTAGAAAGACCTGGGCATATTTCTTATTTGAAGCATTAGCTATGTTTAAGAAGTATAAGTTGTTTGTGAAAAAGGAGATTGGTGATGTGATTTGCTGTTTAAGAACCGATAGAGGTGGCGAGTTCATCTCACTCGAGTTCAACAATTTCTGTAGCATGAATTAGGTTAACAGGCAGCTTACCACAGCTTATACCCCGCAGCAAAACGGGGTTGCCGAGAGGAAAAATCATACCATAATAAACATGGTACGTAGCATGCTATCAGGAAAGGAAGTACCAAAAGAGTTTTGGCCGGAAGCAGTTAATTGGTCCATTTATGTGCTGAATCGGAGTCCCACTCTTGTTGTCAAAGACGTTACTCCTGAAGAGGCTTGGAGTGGCATAAAGCCTTGTGTTGATCATTTCCGTGTATTTGGGTGTGTGGCTCATGTCCATGTGCCTGACCATCGAAGAAAGAAGCTTGATAATAAGAGTTTCAAATGTGTTCTTTTGGGTATGAGTGAAGAATCAAAAGCCTATAGGCTTTATGATCCAATTTCGAAGAAGATAGTGATTAGCAGAGATATAGTGTGTGTTGAGAATGAGAAGTGGCATTGGGGTAGAAGTGCAGAGGAGGTGAAACGTGATGTGTTAGAATGGGAAGGTGACAATGAAGATGCTAATGCTAATAAGGAAGGAGAAGGTTTGGAAGATGAGCAAAGAGAAGGTTTGGAAGATGAGCAAACTGAAGAAACAGATAACTCATCAACTTTTTCACCCTCCTTCATGCCAAGAATCTCAAACTCTCTCCTCAAAGCCTGTAGCTGAGCACGTTTCACCTTGGTAGAGCCTTGATACTTCAGTCTCATCGAATCCCAAATAGCCTTGGCAGTCTCCTTATTGAGTGTGGTCTCAATAATAGTCCTATCTATAGCTTGGAATAGATAGTTCTTGACCTTCAAATCTTTCAGTTTCTGGTCTTCGTTACTCTTTCGTTGCGCCTCTGTTGGCTCTACCCCTTCCGCTGCTGCAGGAATCCCATTCTTTATCAACCCCAATACTCCTTTGATCTGAGGAAGTTCTCCATGAGCATGGCCCAATGGTCATAATGACCATCGAACCGTGGAATTGCTGGCTGAACAAAGCTGCTGTTCTCTATCGTCATTCTCTtactcttctctcttttgctAATCTCTTACTCTTGCTACTTCTTTAAGAAACTGCAATTTCTTAGAACACTCAATCAGGCTCCTATGATGAAGCTCTGACACCAGATGTTAGATCTCAAAACAACTTTACAAGTTTTGACTAAAAAAGACTTAGTATTGAattgcaaaagcaaaagctttaTACAAGCCTGTTACAAGGAAATCAACTGAAAAGCAAACTCCACGTTCACAACTCCTAAGAACGTGTGACTGGGTCTAAGAccaattcaaacaaaacagattACCCTACAAACTATGGCATTATTAACAAAACAAGTAGCCAACTAAGCAACAAACTCGAATAAGTCCTAACAATTCTAATGCTTCAACATATGAGGGGTACAAGAAGGGTATAAATATCTTTTCGTagctcatttaaaaaaataatttaattatataaaatgataaaataatatttcttgcTATTCACATCCCTATCTCTATTTCTCTCGTCACATAACTAATCACGTatgtaaaaagaaatagtTATATTATAACTACGGATGCGTACAGATAAAACGGATATAAATGCAAATATGCCACGGTTCCAACCCACCATGGCCACCACCACCTCTCAGAAAGAAGGCAGAAGCAGCTATATATTCCACATATCTTTGGCACTAGGACGTTGAGAGTGATAGAATGGATAATTTGATGTTTGATAAGCACAAAGAAATGGGAATGGTTGGGTGGCCCTTCCTCACATGGGTCGGTTTTTCTGTTCCTCAATGACTTTTgtttttcgaccaaaaaaaaaaaggactgGTTGTTTGATAGCATCAACTTGATCCTTGTATAGTAGCTAAATTAGTAGGCAGGCACGTACTAGATTTGGAACATGTAAAACAAATCAGCCTTGTCACACCAAATTAGTAGGCCCATAGGCCCCAAATATTGTCCCTCTAATATCCAAATTGTACTCCAAGTAGTGATAAATTATCAGTACCATGCTACCATTATTTAGGCATGGAGGGACCATCGTTCTATTCTACTCACTTTAATGACCATGGACCTCACTAAAGTTCTAACATCCATTTCATCCacataaatcaaatcaagggTGATGTTGCCATTCTATCAACAATGTTTTGACGTGCCATATAAAATGGGACTTCATTCTATTTTTACGAGTAATATTGACGAAAGaaaagtattttaaaaattaaataattactTTTAATCATTTAAActattaactttttttaaaataaaaaagttgtcTTGAAACTATTTTAACGTATGTTGATAACATTGTGCCACCTTAAAATGATTTCAAGGCATATTCTCTCGTGGCAAAAGGGGCTACATTAATCATTCTTAAAAACGAAGAATAATACAGAGAATGCATAACATTATCAAAATTCAACATGGTTTCCACTTCCACGCAACATTATATATCAGATAGGCTATAGAAATATAGCATCCATCAATGACAAGTTACCATCAAAGCCTACTTCGATTTCACATCACTTCCAATTGTTTCAAGGATACGATTTGCCTCTCAACTGAGATAGAGAGACATAACACTGATTTATCTaatcttaatttttatttttatttttcttataaacCCCTTATCTGTTATTAGGATCAAAATTTAAGTTTTCAAGAGCTAAATAATAGCAGAAACCAGAGGAAACTCAACTCCAAGGCTCTCATTACACATACCACCaccatattaaaattaaaaacaaccaaacaaaaaagaaaaaaaaaacacagaaaaacaCTCCAATATCAAgcgcagagaaagaaaaaacactcgcttttttcctttttcttttccggGAAAGCAACTACAAATGCTTTCATTTTTCCCGACACCATGGCATATATGTACAGTAGCTAGCACCAAGCTTTTACAAAATCTATTTATGAGGAGGCTTAATTAGATGCTTCACGATTAATCAGCCCCAGCTCTGGCCCCTCCCCCGCTTGTAATCCATGGATGTCCTGTACCCAAACAACCCCACATTAGATTTATATTCTATAGTTCCCGTTTCCACTCAATTATTATGATTAACAAACTTTGAAAATTGGATGTCTCGCTATTCCATTTAAGGATATCAAATTACCCAACCTATCCCCGCAACCAAACAGTCTAAGCAGACGTGAAAACTGAaattaatcaaacaaaaatcaacagGGACCACTTACTGAGGACTTGCTCAGCCGAGAACCTTCTGGAAACGTCCTTACACAGCATCCGCCTCAACAAATCTTTGACGGAAGCCGAGACGCCGTTGAAAACCCTGACCGGAAATCTCAAGTTCGCTCTGAGCACCGCCTCGAAGATCTCTTCCGCCGTTTCGCCGTAAAACGGTGGGAAACCGGCCAGCATTATGTACAGAACAACGCCGGAGCTCCAAACGTCGACCTTCTCCCCGTACTCCCTTCCAGCCACCAATTCCGGCGCCACGTAGTACGGCGTTCCGACGAGGCCGCTCATCGTCTCGCCATCCCCGAACGTCTCGGCCGATCCGAAATCGGCGAGCCGGAGCCGGTCCCGACCGTCGAACAAGATGTTGTCCGGCTTGATGTCCCGGTGAGCCACGCCGAGGCGGTGGCAGTGCGCGACGGCGAGCATGAGCTGAGTCATGACCGAGGCGGCCTCGGGCTCGGAGAAGACTCCGAGAGTGACTCGGCGGTAGAGATCGGGCGCATCGCAGAGGTCGAGGACCATGTGGAGGTGGTCGTCGTCTTCGTAGAGGTCGTGGAGGTTGATGACGTTGGGGTGCGAGGCCAAAAGCTTCAAAATCTTCGGCTCCGTCAACAGACATTGGGCATCGAGCGAGTCGCCTGAGTCGGCGATTCGCTTGTCGATCGATTTGACCGCGAAAACGTCGCCGTTCCTCTGGGCTTTGAAAACGACGCCGAATCGTCCACGGCCAAGCTCCTCGCACAGCTGGTAGTCTCGCTGCAGTGCCTCACTCATGAGTGTAACTAATTCTGTGATTTTCGGAGTCAAACGGGAGGTTGGGTTGGTTTCGTTGGGATTTTAATAGGCGCGATGGTTACGGGAATGTTTCGGGAGAATATTCGGGGTGTAAATGGAATCGTTCCTTCTGCGCCCGCCACGTGTTTCATGTAGAATCTAACGGCTGAAGATTCGAAGTGAATCAACGAACCTGTACCCGTGGGGTGGGTTGAAATTACGCAAATGCCCTTTCTTCCAATGGAAATGGAAAAGGAGAACGTGATTTCCGTACTGTTGCCGTGCTTTCTAGTAATCGGACTAGGATTTGAAGTCCGTGTCGTACACTATCAGGTATTTCTTCTGctgctttattttttattttttggttttttataaGGATTTTCTTTGTGGTTGGTTTAGTAGTTGGAAACCTATTCGACTCCCACCTATAAAAGGTAATTACAGATTGCCACAATTTAAGTGCGTATCTAGACATCGTAATGCATATTATTCATACAAGCACTAGTGCATGTTGGGTGAAacactaatttttcttttttgtccgCAAGCCAATACTCTTTTTTACTGGATTAGATTCGGTTGataatactattttttttttggtttgatatATTCATAACATTTGTGCATGCCCACGCGTTTACGGGTAATCCGTTGATGTGCAGTGAAAAGTATTTGTGTTTATGATTGGCAATCACTTATGTTTTGCTTATAAGTTATGtttctttaataaaagtaaatgagaCTAATATTGTTTGGTGAAGTATTAAGGAGCCTTAATATGTTGTTAAAATTAGGGAAGGAAACAACCTGGAAAACTCTTTAATTGATGAGTACTAATTAGTGGCATTGACAATTAATAATTCACTCGCTAAACACCATAAAAGTGACAAGCGAAAATGATAAGTAACTATGTAATTAACACTTCAAAAACTAACTTCTGGAAAGTGATTAGAAGAGGATTTTCAATGTTTAACATGTCATAAGATGActttttaaagataatatcttattgtttgccaagaaaaaaaaaccaaaaaaacgtATGAGAAGCGTACAGCTTAAGTGGTTATGTGAAtagtttgttaattttttttaaaaatataattaagagaattacaacaacaacaaaaactaaaataacaaTCACATGGACATTAGATAGTGGATTCTTGGCAATAAACTAGTGCTTGCCCAACTTTACATAATAACCATGGGATAGCGAATTAATATCAATAACTAAatcaaaaagtaaagaaaataatggggGGTATGTATGacacattttttgggttttgtcacatgaaaattcaataaaaataaaataaatcagactcacaaataaatttttttttcctcctacTTCTGCAAAGTCATTGAAATGCGACAAAGTGACTCTCGAAAAATTTACAAATGTACAAATGTGAGGATGAGGAATCAAATGGCCTTTGGAAGGAAGTAAAAGGTACATTGGAATCTTGAGAGCtacttcttcaatttcagagaTATGCTTGCAGAGTTATGCAGTACAAACCAAGGACAATAATTGCACAAAAGGTTAGGGGGACGATTATGAACTTGCGGAAGAATACAAGCGAATGTCCCTTTCCAAATGGTCCACGAAATATGGACTCTCaaaactttttcttctttctatttGTATGATGAACACTAGGGTTGCGTATAAAATCACTCATAAACCACACGtatcaaattataaaataatcacAATATTATATTCAACTCGTATTCGTGGGAGtacggtttttattttatttttatgcacATGTAAATCATAGAGTTTGTTTTTAGTGAAGAATGGGGTGGGGGAATCacaagttttcaatttctctcttttatagTGAGCTAGTTTCCAAATTTAACTATAATTAGTCTATCCTAATCTCTTTTTATAGATGTTTAAACTTAAAGTAATGTAGTGAACAAGTAATGGCATATCAAAATAAATGACTGACAACTGGTGATTAGCATAAATTTTCTGATGAATCATTAACTCTATCAGTATAAGTCTTGAGGAGAACTAAATCCtataaactttttatttatttatatataagcgATATTAGGAGAGGATGGAATCAAACTTAAAACCTCATATGCATGAGTAAAATGCTCTTAACTAACTAAGATACAAACCCCTTGCCTAAACCCTACCGAATGGTGCAAGTCATGGGAGACATAACACAATCTCTTAATTTAACGTATTGGATTAGTGAAGAGATCCAAATCAATAGTTAGGTAATGAGGGGGACACATTAACAAATACAAATGTATCAACCTAGACTTCCACTTCACAAGCCTTGTTTGCGTCGGACATTATGCCCATAATATAATGTTTATAAATTATACATATAATgtcaagaaaaaacaattgtTTGTGCATGCAATGTGGCATGCACCACTCAATTTtcgctttattttatttattttttaagtgtaTTTATGTGCGGTTTGTCTTATAGGAAATTGAGATTAATCGCTATAGCCAACAGGAATGTGTTTTACGATTATTTCATGATAATTTATTCTCAGCTGTCA
This window encodes:
- the LOC18788871 gene encoding inorganic phosphate transporter 1-4; this translates as MAREQLEVLNALDVAKTQWYHFTAIVIAGMGFFTDAYDLFCISLVTKLIGRIYYQQPGAAEPGSLPSNVSAAVNGVAFCGTLTGQLFFGWLGDKLGRKRVYGMVLMVMVICSVASGLSFGRDAKAVVSTLCFFRFWLGFGIGGDYPLSATIMSEYANKKTRGAFIAAVFAMQGFGILAGGMVAIIVSTAFKHSFPAPSYEADAAASIFPQADYVWRIILMFGALPALLTYYWRAKMPETARYTALVAKNAKQAAADMSKVLQVEVEAEQEKIEQQGGNAFGLFSKDFLSRHGWHLLGTTSTWFLLDIAFYSQNLFQKDIFSAIGWIPKAKTMSALEEVFKIARAQTLIALCSTVPGYWFTVAFIDRIGRFTIQLMGFFFMTVFMFALAIPYQHWTLRENRVGFVVMYSLTFFFSNFGPNATTFVVPAEIFPARLRSTCHGISAAAGKAGAIVGAFGFQYAEKGIGVRNSLLILGVVNFLGLLFTFLVPESKGRSLEDLSGEAEQENAAPSESRQQEIESGTRTAPV
- the LOC18788178 gene encoding phosphoenolpyruvate carboxylase kinase 1; translation: MSEALQRDYQLCEELGRGRFGVVFKAQRNGDVFAVKSIDKRIADSGDSLDAQCLLTEPKILKLLASHPNVINLHDLYEDDDHLHMVLDLCDAPDLYRRVTLGVFSEPEAASVMTQLMLAVAHCHRLGVAHRDIKPDNILFDGRDRLRLADFGSAETFGDGETMSGLVGTPYYVAPELVAGREYGEKVDVWSSGVVLYIMLAGFPPFYGETAEEIFEAVLRANLRFPVRVFNGVSASVKDLLRRMLCKDVSRRFSAEQVLRHPWITSGGGARAGAD